A region of the Paraburkholderia flava genome:
CGGCACGTCGAGCACCACCGCCTACATGCAGGGCAACAACGACAGCCTCGTCAACACCGGCACGATCACCGCGAGCGGCAGCGGCGCGGACGCGGTGTTCTCGAACACGGTCGCATCGAGCTTCACCGCGACGATCGAGAATCGCGCGGGCGGTCAGATCATCAGCCAGGGCGCCGCGGGCATCCGCACGCTGAACGGCAACAGTACCGTGATCAACGCGGGGCTCGTGCAAGGCAACGGCACGGCGATCTCGATGGGCAACGGCAACGACTCGCTGATCCTGCAGACGGGCTCGGTCATCAACGGCACTGCCGACGGCGGAAACGGCACGAACACAGTGACGTTGCAAGGAACGGGCACCGCATCGAATGCGTTCGCGAACTTCCAGACGCTGCTGATGCAGGGCACGCTGTGGAACTGGACCGGCAGCGGTACGTTCACGCTCGCGCACGTGCAGACCGGCACGCTGAATCTGACGGGGACGCTCGGCACATCGGCGGCTGCGCTCGTCGATGCAGGTGCGACGCTGCAAGCGAACGCGCAGAACCTGCCGCAGAACGTCACCGACAACGGTCTCGTGCGCTTCGCGCAGGACACGTCCGGCACCTACGCGGGCATGATCTCGGGCAGCGGCGCCGTCGAGAAAGCGGGCGCGGGGACGTTGACGCTCGCGCCGTCGGCGGCGGGCGGCAACACCTATGCGGGCGGCACGACGATCAGCGCGGGCACGCTCGCGGTCGGCGCGGACAATGCGCTCGGTGCGACGAGCGGCGGCGTCACGTTCGACAGCGGCACGCTGCAACTCACGCAGGCATTCGATCTCGCCGCGAGCCGCGCGGTCACGCTCGCGGCAGGCGGCGGCACGTTCGACACGCAGTCGTTCGCCACCACACTCGCGCAGCCGGTCACCGGCAGCGGCGCGTTCACGAAAGCCGGCAGCGGCAGCCTGTTGATGACCGGTGTCAGCAGCTACACAGGCGCGACGACGGTGGCTGCCGGCACGCTCGCAATCGGCGATGCGGCGCATACGAATGCGGCGCTCGCCGGCAATGGCGGCGTGTCGGTCGCGGCGGGCGCGACGCTCGGCGGCTACGGCAGCGTCAGCGGGCCGGTGACGAACGCCGGCTCGATCGAAGTCGCGAACGCGCTGTCGACGATACCGTCGTTCGCCAGTGGAGCGAACGGCAGCTTCACGATCGCCGGCTCGCTGACCAATGCGGGGCTCGCGCAGATCGGCGGCAGCGGCGTCGGCAATCAGCTCGTCGTGCGCGGCAGCTATGTCGGACAGAACGGGACGATCGGTTTGAACACCGTCGTCGCCGGAGACGGTGCCGCGTCCGACCGCCTCGTAATCGACGGCGGCACCGGCAGCGGCACGACGGGCCTGAAGGTGACGAACGTCGGCGGCGCGGGTGCGGAGACGCTCGGCGACGGCATCGAGGTCGTGCAATCCGTGAACGGCGCGACCACCACGAACGGCGCGTTCACGCTCGCCACGTCGGTGAAGTCCGGCGCGTATTCGTACTACCTCGCGAAAGGCGGCGTGACGACCGGCACCGGTAACGACTGGTATCTGCGCAACACGGTGCCGCCGGCAGAAACGGGAACGACCGGCGAGGAACCGGTCGCGGCCGTCGGCACGCCGCCGCTGCCGGAGCCCGCCGCGGGCTCGGAGCCGATCCCGCTGTACCGCGTCGAGGTGCCGGTCTACGCGGCGATTCCAGGTGTCGCGCGGCAACTCGGTCTGCTGCAGATCGAGACGTTCCACGACCGTCACGGCGACCAGTCGCTGCTCGACGGTAACGGTCCGCTACCCGCCGCATGGGCACGCGCATGGGGCGGTCACGATGTGTTGAGTCAGAGCGGCGCGGCGAGCCCGGAATTCGACGGCTCGGTGTACGGCGCGCAGGCCGGCCAGGATCTGTACGCGGATCGCAGCGCAAGCGGCCATCGTAATCACTACGGTCTGTTCGTCGGCTTCGCGCGTGCGACCGGCGACGTCGAAGGCACCGCGCTCGGTATGCCGAACGTCGATGCAGGCCATCTCGCGATCAACACGTACAGCCTCGGCGGCTACTGGACCCACGTCGGCCCCGGCGGCTGGTACACCGACACCGTGCTGATGGGCAGCACGCTGAGCGTCGATCCGCGTTCGCGCGACGACATCGGCGCGACAACGCACGGCACGTCGGTCAGCGGATCGGTCGAGGCTGGCTTGCCGGTGCCGCTTGGCAACGGGCTGACGATCGAGCCGCAGGCGCAGCTCACGTGGCAACATCTGTCGATCAACGATCTGAACGACGGCGTGTCGAACGTCGCGTTCGACGACGGCAACACGTTCACCGGTCGGCTCGGCGTGCGGCTGAAGGGCACTTTCAACAGCGCGGGCATCGACTGGCAGCCGTGGCTGCGCGTGAGCGTGCTGCGTGCGTTCGGCGCGAGCGATTCGGTGACATACGGAGGCGCCACTTCGCTCGGTACGCAGGTCGGGCAGACGTCGGGGCAGATCGGCGCGGGGATTGCCGCGCAGGTCGGCAAGCGGGCCAGCGTGTATGCGACCGCGAACTGGCAGACCAGTCTCGGCGGCGCGCATCAGCGCACGATCATGGGCGATGCGGGCGTGCGCTGGGCGTGGTGAGCGATTGCTGCGCGGACCCTTTAAAAAGGAGCTAATCCTGACAGCTACTGCCGTACAGTCGCGCACGCGATTGCCGCGTGCGCGACCGCCGGAAACCTGCGAGACTGATCCCTCCTCATCGCAGAGTTCGCACGGTGCGTGCGAGGCTGGCTGACCACCGATCAGATTCGACTGGATATCGACCACCTCGCCCCCAACTACGGTTCCATGACTTCCGCCCTGCCCCCGGCCGGCGTGCTGGCCGATTTTCATCCGGCGGTTGCCGGCTGGTTTCTGAAGACCTTCGCGGCGCCGACCGATGCGCAGGTCGCCGCGTGGCCGTCGATCCGCAGCGGCCGCTCGACGCTCGTCGCCGCGCCGACCGGTTCCGGCAAGACACTTACCGCGTTCCTGTCCGCGCTCGACGAACTCGTCCGCAACGGCCTCGCACACGACGGCGCGTTGCCGGACGAAACACTCGTCGTCTACGTATCGCCGCTGAAGGCGCTGTCGAACGACATCCGGCTGAACCTGCAGGTCCCGCTCGAAGGCATCGCCGCCGAACTCGCACAACGTGGACTGCCCGCGCTCGACATCCGCACCGCCGTACGCACCGGCGACACCACGCAGCAGGAACGCACCGCGCTGCGCAAACGCGCGCCGCACATTCTCGTCACGACGCCGGAATCGCTATACGTATTGCTCGGTTCCGACTCGGGCCGTGCGATGCTGTCGACGACGCGCACCGTGATCGTCGATGAAATTCACGCGATTGCGGGCACCAAGCGCGGCAGCCATCTCGCACTGAGCCTCGAACGTCTCGACGCATTGTGCGGGCGACGCCTGCCGCGCATCGGTCTGTCGGCGACACAAAAGCCGATCGCGACCGTCGCGCGTTTTCTGATCGGCGGCGCGGATCTCGACAGCGATGCACCGCCCGATCCGGACGAATGCGCGATCGTCGACGTCGGCCACACACGCGATCGCGATCTCGCGCTCGAGCTTCCGCCGGTGCCGCTCGAAGCGGTGATGGCCAACGACGTGTGGGAACGCGTGTATGACCGCCTCGCCGAACTCGTCGCACAGCATCGGACGACGCTCGTGTTCGTCAACACGCGACGCATGGCCGAACGTACCGCGCGCCATCTGACCGATCGACTCGGCAAGGAAGCGGTCGCCGCGCATCACGGCAGTCTCGCAAAGGAGCTTCGCTTCGATGCGGAGCAACGCCTGAAGCGCGGCGAATTGCGCGTGCTGATCGCGACCGCGTCGCTCGAACTCGGGATCGATATCGGTGACGTCGATCTGGTTTGCCAGCTCGGTTCGCCGCGCGCAATCGCACCGTTCCTGCAGCGCGTCGGGCGGTCGGGGCACCATGTCGGCGGGATGCCGAAGGGTCGTCTGTTTCCGACGTCGCGTGACGATCTGCTCGAATGCGCAGCGCTGCTCGATTGCGTGCGACGTGGCGAACTCGACGCACTACAGGTGCCGCGTGCGCCGCTCGACGTGCTCGCGCAGCAGATCGTCGCGGAAGTATCGAATGCCGAATGGAGCGAGGATGCGCTGTTCGACTGCTTCCGTCACGCAGCGCCGTACGCGAACCTCGCGCGCGAACAATACGACGCGGTACTGCGCATGCTCGCCGAGGGCTACACGAGCCGTCACGGTCCGCGCGCCGCGTACCTGCATCGCGATGCGGTGAACGGCACGCTGCGCGGACGGCGCGGCGGCAAGCTGGTCGCGGTGACGTCGGGCGGCACGATTCCGGAGAACGCGGACTACTCGGTGCTGCTCGAACCGCAAGGCGTGAACATCGGCACCGTCAATGAAGACTTCGCCGTCGAAAGTCTTGCAGGCGATGTGTTCCAGCTCGGCAATGCGTCGTACCGCATTCTGCGTGTGGAGACCGGCCGCGTGCGCGTCGTCGATGCGCAGGGGCAGCCGCCGAACATTCCGTTCTGGCTCGGCGAAGCGCCGGGACGTAGCGATGAACTGTCGTTCGGTGTCGCGCGGTTACGTGCTCGGATCGATGCGTTGCTCGGTGAGCGCGATGAACACGACGCAGCGCATACCGCAGCCAGCACAGTCGCCACAAAACGCGCGGCAACAAAGAAAACATCGACACGTAAAGCGCTCGCGCTGGCTACCGCAGACGATGCCTCTTCAATCGAAGTAACGGACACGCCTCCTGCTGCATCGTCCACTCATGCCGGCAACATCCCACGCGCCCTTGCATGGCTGACCAACGAACTCGCCCTCTCCGACACAGCCGCCCAGCAGATCGTCGACTACCTCGCACGCGCCCGCACGGCACTCACCGTGCTGCCGACGCAGGACACGCTCGTGATGGAACGCTTCTTCGACGAATCGGGCGGCACGCAGCTTGTTATTCACGCACCGTTCGGCAGCCGGCTCAATCGCGCGTGGGGTCTCGCGCTGCGCAAGCGCTTCTGTCGCGCGTTCAACTTCGAGCTGCAAGCGGCCGCGACCGAAGACGCGATCATCCTGTCGCTGACCGGCAGCCACAGTTTCGCGCTCGACGAAGTGTGGCGCTACCTGCATTCGAACACCGCCGAACATATCCTGATCCAGGCGCTGCTCGACGCACCGCTGTTCGGCGCGCGCTGGCGCTGGAACGCGACGACGTCGCTCGCGTTGCCGCGCTACACCGGCGGCCGCAAGACCGCCCCGCAGCTGCAGCGCATGCGTAGCGAGGATCTGCTCGCGACGGTGTTTCCGGATCAGGTCGCGTGTCTGGAGAACATCGTCGGCGAACGCGAACTGCCGTCGCATCCGCTCGTCGATCAGACTGTCGACGACTGCCTGCACGAAGCGATGGACACCGACGGCTGGCTGCGATTGCTGCGACGCATGGAGGCCGGCGAAGTCGCGCTCGTCACGCGCGAACTGCCGGCACCGTCCCCACTCGCCGCCGAGATCCTGACGGCCAAGCCCTACGCATTCCTCGACGATGCGCCGCTCGAAGAACGTCGCACGCAGGCCGTGCTGAATCGTCGCTGGACCGATCCCGAATCCGCCGACGATCTCGGCGCGCTCGATGCCGATGCAATCGCGAGCGTGCGCGACGAAGCGTGGCCGCAGGTGCGTGACGCAGACGAAATGCACGAAGCGCTGACCGGTCTCGCGTGCATCACCGACGCGGAGGCGCAGCAAAACGAAGGCTGGCCCGCATGGCTCGAAGCGCTCGCCCACGCAGGCCGCGCGACGCGCATGCAGATCGCGCAGCACGACGCGCTGTGGGTCGCCGCGGAACGTCTTGCCGGCCTGCACGCGATCTATCCGGCCGCGCCGATCAAACCGTCGATCGAACCGCCGAAGGGCTACGCAGACCCGTGGACCGAAGACGACGCAATCGTCGACGTGGTGCGTGCGCGGCTCACGGGCTACGGGCCGCTCGCAGTGTCCGCGATCGCGCGTCCGCTCGCGTTGCCCGCGTCCGCTATTGCGCTTGCGCTCACGCGTCTCGAAGCAGAAGGCTACGTGATGCGCGGCCGCTTCACGCCAGGCGCACGCGAAGAAGAGTGGTGCGAACGGCATCTGCTGGCACGCATTCATCGCTATACGGTACGGCGACTGCGGCGCGAGATCGAACCGGTCGAGCGTCACGACTTCATGCGTTTCCTGTTCGAATGGCAGCACGTGAGCCCCTCGACGCGCGGCGAAGGACGCGATGCGCTCGCCGGTGTGCTCGATCAGCTGGAAGGCTTCGAGGCATCGGCGGGCGCGTGGGAAGACGATATTCTGCCGGCACGACTCAAGGACTATTCGGTCACATCGCTCGATGAGCTGTGCCGCTCGGGCAAGATCGTGTGGACACGACTCACTGATCGCGCACGTGCCGCCTCCGCGCCGGTGCGCAGCACGCCTGTGGTGCTGCTGCCGCGTCGCGATCTCGCGGTGTGGAGCGCGTTGCCCGATTCATCGCAGGCCGCCGCGCTGTCGCCGCGTGCGCAACGCGTGCACGACGTGCTCGCGCAACACGGCGCGATGTTCTTCGACGAACTGCTCACTGACGTGCACACGCTGCGCATCGAACTCGAGAATGCACTCGGCGAACTCGTTGCAGCGGGACTCGTGAATTCGGACAGCTTCGCGGGACTGCGCGCGCTGCTCAAGCCGGTTGCGAAACGCAACGCGTACTACGGCAGCCGTCGTGGACGGGTCGGCGCGTTGATCGGCGGGATGGACGATGCGGGTCGCTGGGCGCTGCTGCGGCGTCCGTCCACCGTGCTCGAACCCACAACGACGAACACGCGGAGACCCACCTTCGATGCCGACGTGCTCGAGCACGTCGCGATGACCTTGCTGCGCCGCTACGGTGTCGTGTTCTGGCGTCTGCTCGAACGCGAAGCCGAATGGCTGCCGCCGTGGCGTGACCTGTTGCGCGTGTATCAACGGCTCGAAGCACGCGGCCAGGTGCGCGGCGGCCGCTTCGTCAATGGCCCGTCGGGCGAACAGTTCGCGTTGCCCGAAGCGATTCCGCTGCTGCGCGAAACGCGTCGCCATGCGGAGGACGGGCTGTATGTCTGCGTGGGCGGCACCGATCCGCTGAATCTACTCGGTACTTTGCTGCCCGGCGACAAGGTGCCCGCAGTAGCCGGCAATCGCGTGCTCTATCGCGACGGCGTGCCGGTCGCGACGCTCGTCGCCAGCGAATTTTCTTATCTGGGTGAACCGGACAGCGCCGCGAAAAGCGCGATGCGTCTGTTGCTCGCGCGACGATATTGACGGCAGCATGCACGTGATGCCGCGTGCATGCCTGCGCGGTCCATCTGTGCAACATGCATACGTGTATCGCCTGCTGTAGCGGCGTCTTGTCGTGCTTCGCATACCGCAGCACACTTTGTTGATACGCGCGCAATCTTAAAAAATAAAAGTCTCACAAAAACTTAAATTACGCTTACGCGAACGTAAGTATTTGCGCAAACGCCCGCCCGACAAGGCGTCTCCAGACGGGTCGGTCGAAACGACCGTAAGCTCCCGTAACCGCGCAAAGAATACCTCGCCGCCGAAGTACCGCGAAACTCCCACCAAACTGCTCCTTCCTGTCGCGAACGCAGCGACCACCCCCTAGCCCCATCAAAACCCCGACATTACGTTTATGACGGGCGCATCTCGATTGAAACAATCCGTTACATCCCTGATCAAGCCGACGCTCTACTGTCCGATCAATCACAAGAACGCCAGGCGAACCACGGTTCGCTTTGCGTCACGGTCCGCCGATCACAAGGGACCCACCGGAGGAAAGATGAAGCTTGCAGTGATGACCCGAAACACCAGTCTGTACGGATTGATCTGTCAGTGTTTCGAGGCCGAGGGTGCGTCATGCAGCCGGTTCGCCGACGACGTTGCGCTCGCGCGTGCCGTATATCGGGAAGAATTCAGCGCGATCCTCGTCGATGCCGATACCGGCTTCAATCCATTGCGTCCATTACTCGCACGACGTGAGTGTTACTCGGATCGTCGCGCGCCGGTGGTCGTAGTCGGGGCACTGCACGATCGCGAGAGCATCTCCGATGCACTCGACGCCGGTGCCGACGACGTCGTGCTTTCTCCGGTCGATACGCGTGAACTCGTGCTGCGTGTCCATCTCGCGCTGCGACGCTTTCAGTGCACGCCCGCTTCGCAGGCGGACGATGCGATCGAATGCGGATCCTACCGGCTCGACCGCAGCACATGCGCGGTGCAGATGGACGACAAGGTCATCCGCCTGACGTCGCGCGAATTCGCGATCGTCTGGCTGCTGTTCTCGCGGCTCGGAGAGTATGTGAGTCGTCGTCAGATTGCGGGGGCCGTGTGGAGCAGCCCCGAAGAGGTAGTCGGTCGCACGCTCGAGCAGCATATCTACAAGCTGCGCAAGAAGCTCGAACTGAACGGCGCACACGGCGTGCATCTGCGCACGATGTACGCGCATGGTTATCGTGTCGAGCGGGCCGACTCATCTGTCGATACCGCCTCTGACGCACAGCCGGCACTCGCCGCGACGACACCTGCAGAGACAACCGCGAGCGCATCGACACACGCGACCGCGCGAACACGGCACTTCGTGGAACTGCCGGACGTCAGTGTGCATGCAGCGGCA
Encoded here:
- a CDS encoding DEAD/DEAH box helicase, producing MTSALPPAGVLADFHPAVAGWFLKTFAAPTDAQVAAWPSIRSGRSTLVAAPTGSGKTLTAFLSALDELVRNGLAHDGALPDETLVVYVSPLKALSNDIRLNLQVPLEGIAAELAQRGLPALDIRTAVRTGDTTQQERTALRKRAPHILVTTPESLYVLLGSDSGRAMLSTTRTVIVDEIHAIAGTKRGSHLALSLERLDALCGRRLPRIGLSATQKPIATVARFLIGGADLDSDAPPDPDECAIVDVGHTRDRDLALELPPVPLEAVMANDVWERVYDRLAELVAQHRTTLVFVNTRRMAERTARHLTDRLGKEAVAAHHGSLAKELRFDAEQRLKRGELRVLIATASLELGIDIGDVDLVCQLGSPRAIAPFLQRVGRSGHHVGGMPKGRLFPTSRDDLLECAALLDCVRRGELDALQVPRAPLDVLAQQIVAEVSNAEWSEDALFDCFRHAAPYANLAREQYDAVLRMLAEGYTSRHGPRAAYLHRDAVNGTLRGRRGGKLVAVTSGGTIPENADYSVLLEPQGVNIGTVNEDFAVESLAGDVFQLGNASYRILRVETGRVRVVDAQGQPPNIPFWLGEAPGRSDELSFGVARLRARIDALLGERDEHDAAHTAASTVATKRAATKKTSTRKALALATADDASSIEVTDTPPAASSTHAGNIPRALAWLTNELALSDTAAQQIVDYLARARTALTVLPTQDTLVMERFFDESGGTQLVIHAPFGSRLNRAWGLALRKRFCRAFNFELQAAATEDAIILSLTGSHSFALDEVWRYLHSNTAEHILIQALLDAPLFGARWRWNATTSLALPRYTGGRKTAPQLQRMRSEDLLATVFPDQVACLENIVGERELPSHPLVDQTVDDCLHEAMDTDGWLRLLRRMEAGEVALVTRELPAPSPLAAEILTAKPYAFLDDAPLEERRTQAVLNRRWTDPESADDLGALDADAIASVRDEAWPQVRDADEMHEALTGLACITDAEAQQNEGWPAWLEALAHAGRATRMQIAQHDALWVAAERLAGLHAIYPAAPIKPSIEPPKGYADPWTEDDAIVDVVRARLTGYGPLAVSAIARPLALPASAIALALTRLEAEGYVMRGRFTPGAREEEWCERHLLARIHRYTVRRLRREIEPVERHDFMRFLFEWQHVSPSTRGEGRDALAGVLDQLEGFEASAGAWEDDILPARLKDYSVTSLDELCRSGKIVWTRLTDRARAASAPVRSTPVVLLPRRDLAVWSALPDSSQAAALSPRAQRVHDVLAQHGAMFFDELLTDVHTLRIELENALGELVAAGLVNSDSFAGLRALLKPVAKRNAYYGSRRGRVGALIGGMDDAGRWALLRRPSTVLEPTTTNTRRPTFDADVLEHVAMTLLRRYGVVFWRLLEREAEWLPPWRDLLRVYQRLEARGQVRGGRFVNGPSGEQFALPEAIPLLRETRRHAEDGLYVCVGGTDPLNLLGTLLPGDKVPAVAGNRVLYRDGVPVATLVASEFSYLGEPDSAAKSAMRLLLARRY
- a CDS encoding autotransporter outer membrane beta-barrel domain-containing protein, with the translated sequence MVLLSEAFGPSAMAACSNNAPTAGTTVTCTGTVTAPVTAATGAANVTINADASTTASFTRSATATVFSVDNTSQVSNSGSLTLTGGGSTGTARGAVLLGVGNANTLTNATGATITTTGAFNDGIAANGSGNTLVNNGTINTAGPNAYGMSAAWGQTNTGQSNNTLINTGTVSTSGSNARAASILGGSGSITNSGTLSTTGTSSTTAYMQGNNDSLVNTGTITASGSGADAVFSNTVASSFTATIENRAGGQIISQGAAGIRTLNGNSTVINAGLVQGNGTAISMGNGNDSLILQTGSVINGTADGGNGTNTVTLQGTGTASNAFANFQTLLMQGTLWNWTGSGTFTLAHVQTGTLNLTGTLGTSAAALVDAGATLQANAQNLPQNVTDNGLVRFAQDTSGTYAGMISGSGAVEKAGAGTLTLAPSAAGGNTYAGGTTISAGTLAVGADNALGATSGGVTFDSGTLQLTQAFDLAASRAVTLAAGGGTFDTQSFATTLAQPVTGSGAFTKAGSGSLLMTGVSSYTGATTVAAGTLAIGDAAHTNAALAGNGGVSVAAGATLGGYGSVSGPVTNAGSIEVANALSTIPSFASGANGSFTIAGSLTNAGLAQIGGSGVGNQLVVRGSYVGQNGTIGLNTVVAGDGAASDRLVIDGGTGSGTTGLKVTNVGGAGAETLGDGIEVVQSVNGATTTNGAFTLATSVKSGAYSYYLAKGGVTTGTGNDWYLRNTVPPAETGTTGEEPVAAVGTPPLPEPAAGSEPIPLYRVEVPVYAAIPGVARQLGLLQIETFHDRHGDQSLLDGNGPLPAAWARAWGGHDVLSQSGAASPEFDGSVYGAQAGQDLYADRSASGHRNHYGLFVGFARATGDVEGTALGMPNVDAGHLAINTYSLGGYWTHVGPGGWYTDTVLMGSTLSVDPRSRDDIGATTHGTSVSGSVEAGLPVPLGNGLTIEPQAQLTWQHLSINDLNDGVSNVAFDDGNTFTGRLGVRLKGTFNSAGIDWQPWLRVSVLRAFGASDSVTYGGATSLGTQVGQTSGQIGAGIAAQVGKRASVYATANWQTSLGGAHQRTIMGDAGVRWAW
- a CDS encoding response regulator transcription factor, translating into MKLAVMTRNTSLYGLICQCFEAEGASCSRFADDVALARAVYREEFSAILVDADTGFNPLRPLLARRECYSDRRAPVVVVGALHDRESISDALDAGADDVVLSPVDTRELVLRVHLALRRFQCTPASQADDAIECGSYRLDRSTCAVQMDDKVIRLTSREFAIVWLLFSRLGEYVSRRQIAGAVWSSPEEVVGRTLEQHIYKLRKKLELNGAHGVHLRTMYAHGYRVERADSSVDTASDAQPALAATTPAETTASASTHATARTRHFVELPDVSVHAAATPAIVLHVPPHTEIHTPGSPAVRNARP